The following DNA comes from Thalassoglobus sp. JC818.
AATGTGAGCTACTCTGTCGGACTGACGACTTCAGCCACGCTTCTCTCTCCACTCATTGTCCCGATTGCTCTTCGCCTCACGCTGGGTGCGCAAGCGGATGCAGAGTTTCTGACCAAATCAGCCGTCTCACTGATTCTACAAGTTGTGATTCCGGTCCTGCTGGGACTGTTCAGCCAGAGACTCTCAATTCTCAAACAGATTGCTGACCGTATTTCCGGGCACGTCGCGAACATTAGTATTCTCTGGGTCATTGCGATCGTCGTGGCAGCCAACAGGCAGGCGATTCAAGAGTTTCCCGTTATACTGATCGCGGGTCTGCTGCTGATCAACGTTGGTGGCTATCTCGCTGGGCAACTCGGGGGGCGATTACTTCGACTCGATTCCGGAATGCGACGGGCGTTGATGCTGGAGATCGGGATGCAGAATGCGGGTGTCGGAGCGAGCCTGGCGAAAGGGCTCTTTCCCGATAATCCTCGCGTTGCTCTTCCATGTGGGCTGTTTGCCTTTGGATGCATGACGACCGGAACACTGCTCGCCCAGTTTC
Coding sequences within:
- a CDS encoding bile acid:sodium symporter family protein, with the translated sequence MLQKHLLLWLTLSSMLAGFWPNLFGATAFDPFLASASHIGWIVAAVMFCVGTLLPTEEVRNVLNRWPLIVGGTAVQYISMPFLAWAVATTFGMTGDLRVGTIMVGCVPGAMASNVLTMVARGNVSYSVGLTTSATLLSPLIVPIALRLTLGAQADAEFLTKSAVSLILQVVIPVLLGLFSQRLSILKQIADRISGHVANISILWVIAIVVAANRQAIQEFPVILIAGLLLINVGGYLAGQLGGRLLRLDSGMRRALMLEIGMQNAGVGASLAKGLFPDNPRVALPCGLFAFGCMTTGTLLAQFLRNRTAETEDALDTTERPIDSAPSLSTTDSTESVKEI